Proteins co-encoded in one Opitutus terrae PB90-1 genomic window:
- a CDS encoding LysR family transcriptional regulator yields the protein MNEALSSASRPLDSRQLLAFAALARCQSFTLAAKELFLTQSAVSHAIKALEAEVGSRLVDRANRRVLLTQAGEQFLRHVEKILREMEAARAGLDALSRWGHGRLRVGASTTACQYLLPTVLREFKQSFPKSVITIEPGDHATQVELLQSNRIDLAIMLQPETRGEFDFVPLFQDELRLLTSPVHAWVQQERTTPGSLAAETIVLYNKASYTFRLVTDYFRQERMTIGHFIELGSMDAIKELVKIGVGVGVLAPWVARAELENGALVSFPLGRKRLRRTWGIAYLRGRRLPLGEETFIGLCRSVTEHFGEVPADSADHPDVA from the coding sequence ATGAATGAGGCTCTTTCATCGGCCAGTCGCCCACTCGACAGCCGCCAGCTGCTCGCCTTCGCCGCGCTGGCGCGCTGCCAGAGCTTCACGCTCGCCGCCAAGGAGTTGTTCCTCACCCAAAGCGCCGTGAGCCACGCCATCAAGGCGCTCGAGGCCGAGGTCGGCAGCCGGCTCGTCGATCGCGCCAACCGCCGCGTGCTCCTCACGCAGGCCGGCGAGCAGTTTCTGCGGCACGTCGAAAAAATTCTGCGCGAAATGGAGGCCGCGCGTGCCGGACTCGACGCGCTCTCGCGCTGGGGTCACGGCCGGCTGCGCGTCGGCGCCAGTACCACCGCCTGCCAGTATCTGCTCCCCACCGTGCTGCGCGAGTTCAAGCAAAGCTTCCCGAAATCGGTGATCACGATCGAGCCGGGTGATCACGCCACGCAGGTCGAGCTGCTGCAAAGCAACCGGATCGATCTCGCAATCATGCTCCAGCCGGAGACGCGCGGGGAATTCGATTTCGTCCCGCTGTTCCAAGACGAGTTGCGGCTGCTCACCTCGCCGGTGCACGCGTGGGTCCAGCAGGAGCGCACGACGCCCGGCTCGCTCGCTGCCGAAACGATCGTCCTCTACAACAAGGCCAGCTACACGTTCCGGCTGGTCACGGACTATTTTCGCCAGGAGCGGATGACGATCGGCCATTTCATCGAACTCGGCAGCATGGACGCGATCAAGGAGCTGGTGAAAATCGGCGTCGGCGTCGGGGTGCTGGCGCCGTGGGTGGCCCGCGCCGAACTGGAGAATGGCGCGCTCGTCAGCTTCCCGCTCGGCCGCAAGCGGCTGCGGCGCACCTGGGGCATCGCCTATCTGCGCGGCCGGCGGCTGCCGCTCGGCGAGGAGACGTTCATCGGCCTCTGCCGTTCGGTGACCGAGCATTTCGGCGAGGTGCCGGCAGATTCTGCCGATCATCCTGACGTGGCCTGA